Below is a genomic region from Actinomycetes bacterium.
ACACCCACCGGCGCACCCTTTCGTGCGATGATCTTCCCAGGCGCCGAAACCGTTGCGGAGGAGCGACCTTGCTGCTGACCATCGACGTGGGCAACACCCAGACCGTCATCGGGCTCTACGAGAGCGAGCCCACCTCGGGGGCGACCGCCGCCGCCGGCCTGCTCGACCACTGGCGGATAGCCACCGACGCGGAGCGAACCGCCGACGAGCACGCCGTCGTGATCCGGAGCCTGCTGCAGTTGTCCGGCTATCCGTTCGACATGGACGGGGTGGCGATCTGCGCCGGCGTGCCACGCGTGCTTGCCAGCCTGCGCGAGATGATCGACCGCAGCACCGACGTCACGCCGGTCGTGATCGAGCCTGGCGTTCGCACGGGAATGGCGATCCTGTACGACAACCCCAGGGAGGTGGGTGCCGACCGCATCGCCAACGCCGTCGCCGCCTTCGACCTATACGGCGGACCGACCGTCGTGGTCGACTTCGGGACCGGCAACAAC
It encodes:
- a CDS encoding type III pantothenate kinase, which encodes MLLTIDVGNTQTVIGLYESEPTSGATAAAGLLDHWRIATDAERTADEHAVVIRSLLQLSGYPFDMDGVAICAGVPRVLASLREMIDRSTDVTPVVIEPGVRTGMAILYDNPREVGADRIANAVAAFDLYGGPTVVVDFGTGNN